The Arachis ipaensis cultivar K30076 chromosome B05, Araip1.1, whole genome shotgun sequence nucleotide sequence AATGGATTTTGTGTCATTCTAGGTCTAAATTTGATTTCTTGGTCTGCAAAAAAGCAACATGTTATCACAATGTCCAGCATCAAGACAGAGTACAGGAAAGTTGCTGATGCTGTCACTGAGGCCATGTCCATTAAGAATTTATTAAGTGCAGTTCAAATGCCACTTCAATCCCCACCATTATACATTGTGATAACCTTAATGCATTTATGTTAATTGCCAATCCTGTTCTGCATTCCAAATCGAAGCATGTGGAGCTTGATGTTTATTTTGCAAGGGATCTAGTGATAAAAGGGAAAGTCAGGGTCATCCACATCCAACACTGCAACAAGTTGTAGATATATTTACCAAACCAATCTCTTTTATATTGTTTGAAGATTTTTGTAGCAATCTCAAGCTTGTACGAAAGCCAATCCTTCAATTGAGAGGAGATGAaagaaataagagagagaaagtcATTGAGTATGTTGGTAGTTAGTTAAGCATCATAATTAGTTAGTGGTCAGTGAGTTAGTTACAAAGCTTACTCAATAGTAGCTCATACATCTCATGTAGTGTAGGTCCGTGTATATATATAACTCTATAAGCTCAGTCTCATTTAGTTAATGATGAGTACATTCTTTTTTCTCTCACTCAAACTCTATGTTCTCTAAATCTCTCTTTAAACTTTCACATTTTGTTTGATATTTTTACACCTAGATTTTCTTACttccttttataattttttttaaacaaaagagAATGCGCTTTGCCCACACACACATGTTCAGAAACAACGAATATTAATGAACATCAAAGTAAAAAGTACCAACCCAACTGTTGTCCTTTTTTTAGAATGACAACATGactcttaataaaaaaaaataggtcCACTTTAACTTCTGTCCTAATTTCTGTAAGATAACGTAGTCTTTTTGTCAATACCACCATTATCTATTAACAAAAGTCGCTGACATGTCACATTAACATATGTTAAGTGCTAATATGAAATGAACAAAAACCTATTTGTCTCACAATCCAAATTGGTCAAGAACTTAGTTGTTTCTGTTCATTTAAATAAAACAACGTCGTTTTAACATTAAATTGTTCACGAACCTATTTGTTAAGGATCTATTTTTCCTAAAAAAGTTTTATTCGatattttttcaaattaaatatttGNNNNNNNNNNNNNNNNNNNNNNNNNNNNNNNNNNNNNNNNNNNNNNNNNNNNNNNNNNNNNNNNNNNNNNNNNNNNNNNNNNNNNNNNNNNNNNNNNNNNNNNNNNNNNNNNNNNNNNNNNNNNNNNNattttatttgttcttattgtttataaaatatcttttttaaattattttttatttattatattaatatttttttcaataaattaaatgtcaaaatgatattattttgtttgaatgaataaaaaaataaattactgaCCAATTTAGGTTTAGAGACAAATCAGTCCTTATCTAGTTTATATAGATACTTAATATCCAATTCAATAATATATTAACATAATATTTTCACAACTTCCATTAACAGATAATGGTGGTACTAACAAAAAAATCACACTGTCTCACGAAAATCAGAGACATAAGTCGAAGTAGAcctgatttttttcttttttggtcaaAGATAGTCTTATCGTTTGAAGTAAAAGATAGCACCAAATTGGTACTTTGCTCTAACATCTAGTAATACCGATTCAATGATCGGTTTTTCATAACCttgttttaaataaataaattacttaTAATGTACTAAGAATAATCTAACGGtgagaaatatatatatacacagtAAAAAAGGGCCGTTTATTTTTTTACATATTGGTATAATTTTGATATAATACTCAATCATTGGATTTTATGGTGTTTTTCAGAATTGTGGAAACAATACTATACGCCTCCTTGAAAATACAAAGGGGGCGTATTGTACTTTTGCTACAATTCTAAAAAACATCATAAAATCTAATAATTAAGTATTACACCAAGATTTTttcaatatacaaaaaaaattaactttatCTTAAATATACTATTTACAAGATTGTACACTCTAATTAAAAAGAAGGTTAAAGTTACGATGCCTATTCCCTACTATTGCAGAGAGAATAAATCTGTAAAGCATGCTGGACCTTCTAAGGTTAGTACGTGGTGATAAGGTGGGAAAGAAAGAGGCCAAGAATGCAAGGggttttttataaattatagtGGACAGAGGCTAAAAGGCTTGGAACCTCATTCCATATCCTttctttaaactttattttttggGCGTATCTAATATGCCTTAGTTAATATGCTAGCATTCTAGAGGTTTACACTTTACACTTAAAAAAATGTCTGTCATGATGCTTATGGAGGCCCATGAAGCTTTCACCACTGAAAGAAGGTATGatgtataaaaaaaatagaagaattaAGTGTTAAAATAGTGAAAATTAAGAGTGGGTAAAATAGGTTTTAGTAAAAAGTAGAAAAGTCTGtgttaaaaaattatttctcTTACTAATCTGCCACCCGTGAAAACCGGAAACAATTGCCCCAATTCATTTTAACCATGGAAGTCACACAACAATATTCCACCTCCAACAAATTAAAACAaatctatatataaaaaaaagatagGCCACCAAGAAGAGTGTTTGATTGCTTTAATGGTTTCTGAGCTTGCTTTTTGATAGATCATCCATAAGCTACAAGAAGAACCAAACCAGTGACCATGCCATAGGACAAATCAACCAATAAGCAATCCCTGAAAATCATAAGGCAAATTTTTGTTCTTAGCTTTAATTGTTCACTTTTACTATACCCATTAATAGTGTTAAATTGATAAAGTTAGTACATATAAGAGTATCTAGACAAAATTTGGTGTATTTGTACTAAGACTTAATTCAGTAAATTTTTCAAAGAGATATTTGTGCTTTTAGAAGCATAAGTatatttggtaaataaaaaaaatatatgtttatgtttataatttttaaaattaaaaacttttaatatttaaatttattcttatatttatataatatttttttttaatttaaaactattttatcaaatataattatgagtaaagtattgtttttgtcctcaacgtttggggtaagtcctatttatatccctaacgtttaagtcgtcctatttgtatccctaacatttgtaaaagtgattcaatgttatcccgCGGtaaattacacatcatgaactttagtttgagttttgaaaatttcttcttaaagttagaatacaaatgtttggAAGAGAATAGATGATTCACTCCAAAAAACAGCTCATCAAAAATTGAAACTAATCCTTGCAATATttatataattcacttttctagggacataattaaacctaaacacaaatagtggataCAATATTGAAATCAAACACATCAAACCGatacctaattgagaatgaatacatccaagtgagaataattgaaaaatacaatCTAATTTGTTAGTGTAATTGATGGCATGATagcattgaatcacttttataaacgttagggatacaaataggacgattcaaaTGTTAGAGACATAAGTATGACTTACCTCAATCGTTAGAGagaaaaatgatattttattttataattattattattcgtGTATATTAgaagttatttttaatttaatttatgaacatagATAGTACAactttaaaaagttatttttttaaaaattaattttgaaaaggaagAATTTTATAAAACTAAGTCTAAATATGTGAAAGTGACGTGTATAAAGAAAAAGAGGAGTGAATTTTTGGCTTACCGTTTCTAAAAGCATTATTGTAAGATGATGTGAAGTAACAATCTGTTGTAGTGTTGATGCCATTAGGGCAATTGCATATAAATGAATTATAAGGTCCATTGTATCCACACACCCCATAACTCTTTTCACAAGCAGCACAAGAGTTAGGATAATCATCCGTGACACTAAACTTGTACTTTAATGCTATCCCATAGTTCCACTTCTCAGGATCAGATTCTCCTTCGTCAAAGTTGTAGAATCCGGTATATGACGGACACTGAAGCTTCTGAAGATCCATCTCGAACGACGGACCAAGATTCACCGGTTCATAAACACAACATGTGGAAATTGGAAGGTTAATAGTACTAATGGGTTTGCATGAATACAAAAGACTACAAATTGGTGTACTTTGATCACACAaaagcttggaatttgaatttgaatttgaatttttgttGTTACCATCATCAATATCATCATAACTTTGTGTTGTGCATATTGATGATGAATTGATTGAACAATCAACTAGGGCAAAGATGGTGCTATCATGGAAAGTGAATGGGGCATTCCAATCTAGGCCAAAACCTTTGCTAGGGAGAGTGCAAGAACATGTTGACATAGTAGGGtcagaaatgtaaattacttggTTTGAATAGTCAATTGAAGTAACAAGGTACGAGCCTGTGTGAGTTGTGAAGGTAAGTTTTTGTTGGGAGCAAGAAATGTGTGGTTGGAAGAGTGGGTTACCACAACCAGGGCCACTACCAAATGGGTACTTTAGGTATTCTTTGCCACAGTTTCTTTGGCACACTTGAGCACAGGTCAAAGGTGGAATAAGGAGAAGGAAAATTGAGAGAAGAGGAACAAAACGAGGGAGGTCCATTGTTTTGTTAAGAGGAAGTGTAAAGAGATATAGAAAGAAGAGTGGCTCTGATTTGTAACATTGGTGATGGTATTTATTGAATGAGTTGTTGAAATGGAAAACCTCTAGCTTGAAAGAAAGTAgactaatgttttttttttctttttggaggaGTGAATATAAAACGGAAGCAGCAAGGAACTTGCGTTTTTGTTCTATAAGGATTTCTTTCTTTAATATTTAAAGGTGTTATATATGCTCTGCATATGTATTTAATTGttatataatatcaataatgtAATTGTATTAATTAACTTTTAAGATAGTAAgtaattttagtgactaattttaatgtatatttagcATAGTTGATAACAAAATTATAATTTTCTATACTAGACCAACCTTCATATATTGAATGTCAAGATTTATGGTTTGAAATGAACAAACCGAATAAGGTGGTGGAGTTCATTAATAATTTAAGATATCATACAAAGAGAAATCACATGGTTAAATGATTGATCAGCTTCTTAATTGGAATCATACGCTTAGAGTCCAAAATCATTGACCTCCGTTATATTGTGCTGATCATTTTGCTTATTAGAATCTAAAACCTTTGAGAAATTCACTTCTGATTCCTCATATTTCGTGAAAAATTGAGCTTttgatatatataattattagtttttttttttttttttaaagaaaacaaaaaaaaaagNNNNNNNNNNNNNNNNNNNNNNNNNNNNNNNNNNNNNNNNNNNNNNNNNNNNNNNNNNNNNNNNNNNNACCACAGTTCCCGAAAACAAGGGTTGCCGAACATTTCTataattttgaaaacaaaatttttaattagtgcCCGTGCCCCTGATTATAACAAGCACAGAGGAAATAAAAAGCACTAAAGATATGAGTAGAATAATGTAGTAATCATTACATGTATACTTCTAATCTACTTTTTTATTTCTTCATATTATTAGTGTTCAATTATTGTCATCATCCTAATTAAATCAATTACATAGTGCCTTTAACCATTTGGATAAAGTTGGTGGAATCCGAATAAGAATGTTTTTAAAACAGAATATATTCATATGCAATTATCATACTTTCTACCTTTAATTGTTAATGCTCGTCAAGAAAAGAagcatttttttgtttatttcacgtttataataatataaaactCATCACTTCTACGAAATACATGCTAACTTCATAACACTACTGATCAAATTTCATGGTATAATTTCTCTAGTATTGTTGGTCATGTGAATACTGTTCAGTTCTAACCCTAATTCTTGCTTCAGAGTTAAGACGGCTTCCCCGTGTTGTGttatattttagtttaaaaacGATTTGGAGTTCAGCAAAATCAAAAAGCACCAGTGGTCTAGTGGTAGAATAGTACCCTGCCACGGTACAGACCCGGGTTCGATTCCCGGCTGGTGCAATGGCTTTTTTAAATTCCATAAGTAATCTCCCATATAGCATCAGTAACCTCATGAAATTTCCATTTCAATCTTATATTACTATATTACCCACACCAGAAGAATGCTTCTTATTATTATGACATGCAAATATGTAAACTTCATATCAACgtgtactttttttttcttcaattggTGAAACTTAATTGAAATATCAACCAAAATAAAAAGCCTAAATATATGTCATTCTCTCATTAATTAGCCAAATTACAtgcatcactttttttttttccaaagatagtaggttatatttcattaattattgaaaaataaaatacaaaaatgtcCAAAAGCAGGACAGCATAATGAAAAGTGGGGATTTCCCAAAAGCactacactgaaggtattcatccaacggtgcgtggtcaaaaaacgaaaaaaatccttaaagaagaaagaatgataaatcaaattgaatgcaactaagagcttgcctcatggagatgacgacctaaactgggagttctttggatttcacggagcaacttgacagagcttgctagaatggcagacggcattgaagtagaaccttcaaaaatcaattGGTTGCGTGCTTTCCAacagttccagcaaatgatgtCAGAGATAGCTtgtctatttggcatgtcagaaatctttaaaggatacggaggaggcagccaaggatcttcaaaggttcggatattctctccagtacccacagcccaattaagacctttttcaacaatctttcggccttccagaatgctcctccatccccaagaaggtaagactccaatttctgccgttatagcattaccattgctaaagtatttatctcttaggattttggataataaggaagtaggctgtgttacaagtcgccaaaactgtttgcctaaaagcgccagattttggattctgaaatctttaaatccaaggcctccttcttttcgtgggcgagtcatagtgtcccagctaatccaagtcatccgcctttcagaacctttttgtccccaccagaactgagaaagtagagagtgaatttccgaaattaaaccatcagacaacttgaagcaagacaatgtataaatagaAATAGCTTCTCCCTTTTATATATGCCATAGTTTATAAAACAAAGTCTAATTCAGCATAAATTGAAACTTCATTCAAGTTGCACCttatttaacctttttattgTAGATAAATATCCAATGCTACAACTCTAATAATCAAAATATCACAAATGAGTCCAAGTCTTAAAATTGAAGAACAGCATGTATGTCTATTATATCATCATCTTCTAATGCTTTGTCTAAATCAAATTTCTCTTGATGAATTATCGTATTGACTTAACTAAAAATATTATATCAAGAATCTATATGTTTCAGGAGCTAGAAGATTCGATAAATTATCTCTAAATCATAGCTCTTTGTTTATATTGAAGCTCCTATCTGCAATATAtatacattattttttatttattttacataaaAAATTCTATTGTCTTCTTTTAAAGTTGTGCTGAAATCAAACTGCATGATAAAGTTAG carries:
- the LOC107641799 gene encoding wall-associated receptor kinase-like 20, with translation MDLPRFVPLLSIFLLLIPPLTCAQVCQRNCGKEYLKYPFGSGPGCGNPLFQPHISCSQQKLTFTTHTGSYLVTSIDYSNQVIYISDPTMSTCSCTLPSKGFGLDWNAPFTFHDSTIFALVDCSINSSSICTTQSYDDIDDGNNKNSNSNSNSKLLCDQSTPICSLLYSCKPISTINLPISTCCVYEPVNLGPSFEMDLQKLQCPSYTGFYNFDEGESDPEKWNYGIALKYKFSVTDDYPNSCAACEKSYGVCGYNGPYNSFICNCPNGINTTTDCYFTSSYNNAFRNGIAYWLICPMAWSLVWFFL